CGTCAGGTACGTGATCATCTTTGCCGCGGCAGGACTGTCGAACTTCAGCGGGAGAGTATACAGAGTCTCGATCAGCATAGGAAAGTTGGAGTGAGACATAAAGCTGATGTAATACATCCCGCCGTGATGCAGAAAGAGCTTAGGAACGGACAAGTGATACGCCAGGGAGTCCCAGTCAGACATTGACGGCGGAGCGAGAGCCGGGATCAGCACGGCAACTGCTATGATTACAAGAATGATGATTGATACCGTGCCAGAAAACTGTCTATCGCGAAAACACGAAAGAACGAAAGCACGAAATTCAGATAGAGTGCCATAGTTTTTGTTGATGATTGAAAATATGCCTAAGTAAGCGCAAACGACAAAGATGATTATAAGAAGAGGTGAGTTGAGAAGCTGGGCAGCGGATATTGCACAGAAAATCAGGGAGAGCACTCCCAGACCCAGGGCCATATCTACAAGAAATCTCTCGCCTGACGGGTCGGACTTGCGTGACCACAGTCCGCCTGCAACCCTGCCTGCGCCCACTGCGGCAAAAACCAAAAGAACCAGAAAAATTAAGGCGAAAAATGTCTCCACGTCTATCCTACGCTTTCGCCAGAGGTATCAGTTCGTTGAAAACACCGGTTATACGGCCTGAATCGAAATCTATGTCCACTCTGCCGGTATAGTTGGCGTAGAAGCCGTGATGAAATATCCACGTCCGGCCTACCTGCTCCTCGGCTAAGACATGAGTGTGGCCGCCAAGGATCATATCGATCCCTGGCACGCTTCCGGCCAGTTCACGGTCAGGTTTGATCCCAATGTGAGTCAGAGCAATAACTATATCGGCGTCTTTGCGCAGGTTGGGAACTATCTCTGCCGCGGCATCGATTGGCGACACAAAATAATAGTCCGACACTTTCTTTACCAGCATCTTCTCGGTGATGCACGGAACGCTGAGCCCGAACACTGCTATGCGGACTCCTGAGCGCTCGATAATGATGTGAGACGGTATTTTAGGCCAGCGATTGGCCTTGGATGGGCGGATGTTGGCGCTCAGGACTGGAAAATCTGCCCTTGAGGTTTTGGAATCGACGCCTATGCCCATAAAATGGAACTCTCGGTTGCCCATAGTAAGGGCATCATATGGCACTGAGTTCATCAGGTCCAGAGCAGGTTCTCCACCGGGACGCCAGTATATATTGCCGGACCATATAGCATCACCAGAGTCGAGCATGATGCTGCCGGGTGCTTCGGATTTCAAATCGCGCAGGCGAGTGGCCAACTCGGCAGTGAGCTTGTTGTGCAAGTCGGAGGTATGGAAGATTGTGATGCGCGCCATCAGGCGACGGCCTCCGGCCCCTTCTTAATGTCTTCCTCAAGCGCCATCTCATCAAGAAAGCTGCGCACCGCATCGCCCCAATTGCCGCCTGCTTTAAGGATTGTCTCGATAGCTTCGCGGACCGCGCCCTTTCCGCCGGGCAGCCTTGTGGTCATATCCGCGCGGTTTTTTACCTCATCGACTGCGTTCGATACAGCGATAGAAAAACCGGCGCGCTCGAAGGCGGGCAGGTCATTGAGGTCATCGCCCATATAAGCTATCTCATCACGTTCAAGAGAATAAAGGTTTGCGATATCATCGATTGCTCTGGACTTA
The Armatimonadota bacterium DNA segment above includes these coding regions:
- a CDS encoding HAD hydrolase family protein: MDDRLKCIKLLAMDVDGTLTDGAMIFHGGEQMKSFSVYDGLGIRLAMNYGLRIAWITGNNTEAVTRRARMLGVEDVYQGVRYKSRAIDDIANLYSLERDEIAYMGDDLNDLPAFERAGFSIAVSNAVDEVKNRADMTTRLPGGKGAVREAIETILKAGGNWGDAVRSFLDEMALEEDIKKGPEAVA
- a CDS encoding metallophosphatase: MARITIFHTSDLHNKLTAELATRLRDLKSEAPGSIMLDSGDAIWSGNIYWRPGGEPALDLMNSVPYDALTMGNREFHFMGIGVDSKTSRADFPVLSANIRPSKANRWPKIPSHIIIERSGVRIAVFGLSVPCITEKMLVKKVSDYYFVSPIDAAAEIVPNLRKDADIVIALTHIGIKPDRELAGSVPGIDMILGGHTHVLAEEQVGRTWIFHHGFYANYTGRVDIDFDSGRITGVFNELIPLAKA